From Segatella copri, the proteins below share one genomic window:
- a CDS encoding class II fructose-bisphosphate aldolase, giving the protein MAVDYKKIGLVNTKDMFARAIKGGWAVPAFNFNNLEQLQAIIQASSNLKSPVILQVSKGARKYANPTLLRYLAEGAVEYAKELGCNHPEIVLHLDHGDSFETCKSCVDFGFSSVMIDGSALPYEENIALTKKVVDYAHQFGVTVEGELGVLAGVEDDVVAEESHYTKPEEVVDFATRTGVDSLAISIGTSHGAYKFKPEQCTRDPKTGHLVPPPLAFDVLAAVEEQLPGFPIVLHGSSSVPQEYVDIINKFGGKLPDAVGIPEEQLTKASESAVCKINIDSDSRLAFTAGVRETLALHPEYFDPRQYCGKAREYMVDLYSHKIKDVLHSDNKLANLD; this is encoded by the coding sequence ATGGCAGTAGATTACAAGAAAATCGGTCTTGTGAACACTAAGGACATGTTCGCAAGAGCTATCAAGGGCGGTTGGGCCGTTCCTGCTTTCAACTTCAATAACTTGGAGCAGCTCCAGGCTATCATCCAGGCTTCTTCAAACTTGAAGTCACCAGTTATCCTTCAGGTATCTAAGGGTGCTCGTAAGTATGCTAACCCTACATTGCTCCGCTACTTGGCAGAGGGTGCTGTAGAGTATGCTAAGGAGTTGGGTTGCAACCATCCTGAGATCGTTCTTCACCTCGATCACGGTGATAGCTTCGAGACATGTAAGAGCTGTGTAGATTTCGGCTTCTCTTCTGTAATGATCGACGGTTCTGCACTTCCATACGAGGAGAACATTGCATTGACAAAGAAGGTTGTTGATTACGCTCATCAGTTCGGTGTAACTGTAGAGGGTGAGCTCGGTGTCCTCGCTGGTGTTGAGGATGACGTAGTAGCTGAGGAGTCTCACTATACAAAGCCTGAGGAGGTTGTAGATTTCGCTACACGTACAGGTGTTGATTCATTGGCTATCTCTATCGGTACTTCTCACGGTGCTTACAAGTTCAAGCCAGAGCAGTGCACACGTGACCCTAAGACTGGTCACCTCGTTCCTCCTCCATTGGCATTCGACGTATTGGCAGCAGTTGAGGAGCAGCTTCCTGGTTTCCCTATCGTTCTCCACGGTTCTTCTTCAGTTCCTCAGGAGTATGTTGATATCATCAACAAGTTCGGTGGTAAGTTGCCAGATGCAGTTGGTATCCCAGAGGAGCAGTTGACTAAGGCTTCTGAGAGCGCTGTTTGCAAGATCAACATCGACTCTGACTCTCGTCTTGCTTTCACAGCAGGTGTTCGTGAGACATTGGCTCTTCACCCAGAGTACTTCGACCCACGTCAGTACTGCGGTAAGGCTCGTGAGTACATGGTTGACCTCTATAGCCACAAGATCAAGGATGTTCTTCATTCTGACAACAAGTTGGCTAACCTCGACTAA
- a CDS encoding DUF5106 domain-containing protein: MARFIFLSFFMLVGALAPTKAQNSFPYPALPDSLRSVEQRATYLSEHYWDNFNFSDTLELANKEMAEQGFVNFIDILARFDQEIAQKGIAAFTAKAYQQKPSKEKFESLIEHYYENPESPMRNDRVYALFLEDMAKSPYFDETEKERIGFKLKQARKNLPGTQATNISFMLEDGKPHQLSDYREKKVILYFYDPDCENCHKISAWLDKQTIPAGFSLLRIVADNRLSTIYGLKAMPTIYLLDKENKVILKDCTPEQLIEALQGNENRK; encoded by the coding sequence ATGGCAAGATTCATATTCCTCAGTTTCTTCATGCTGGTTGGAGCCTTAGCCCCAACCAAGGCTCAGAACAGTTTCCCATACCCTGCTCTGCCAGACAGTCTGCGCAGCGTAGAGCAACGCGCAACATACCTGAGTGAGCACTATTGGGACAACTTCAACTTTTCCGACACCCTGGAACTGGCAAACAAGGAGATGGCAGAACAGGGCTTTGTCAACTTCATCGATATTCTGGCACGTTTCGACCAGGAAATAGCCCAGAAGGGTATCGCTGCCTTTACAGCCAAAGCTTACCAGCAGAAGCCATCTAAGGAGAAGTTTGAAAGCCTCATCGAGCATTATTATGAGAACCCTGAGTCGCCCATGCGCAACGATAGGGTATATGCCCTATTTCTGGAAGACATGGCTAAATCGCCATACTTCGATGAAACCGAGAAAGAAAGGATAGGATTTAAGCTGAAACAGGCAAGAAAGAACTTGCCTGGCACACAGGCTACCAATATCAGTTTTATGCTGGAAGACGGCAAGCCTCATCAGTTGAGCGATTACCGGGAAAAGAAGGTTATCTTATATTTCTACGATCCTGACTGCGAGAACTGCCACAAGATATCTGCATGGCTCGACAAACAGACAATACCAGCCGGCTTCAGTCTGCTCCGCATCGTAGCAGATAACCGCTTGAGCACGATTTACGGGCTCAAAGCCATGCCAACCATTTACCTGTTGGATAAAGAGAATAAGGTGATATTAAAAGACTGTACACCTGAACAGCTCATAGAAGCATTACAGGGAAATGAAAACAGAAAGTAA